ATGTTTTAAGTCCTTTACTGGTTTTTATGTGCCGCTCCTTTTCTTACACGCATGCATGCGCTGGTTTGAAACTGGATAAAAGGTAAAATGTTCCAACTACGGCTTCATTGACATTTACCCATCAAATGTGTTCTATTATTAAGCCGCGTGTCCAACCAGCGAAGAGGACACGGTGTCCTGCTGTGTAACAGATGGATGAACGACGTGCAGGACGAGTTGAATAAACATCTTGCGTAAGACGgttgttgtgttcatttttgTGACCCCCGTCGGGGGCGATGTGGACTTCTAAGGCAGTTAATGTGCAGCGGGAGGGACGAGCTGGTAtcagggtcccccccccccgtaagcACCTTAAATCAGCTGTGATGTCATCTAGATGAAGCTGTGTGGCATCATGTGAACTAATGTACCAGCTGTAGTCTATGTGActactgatgatgatgatgatgctgctctTCTACTTGATGAAGAAAGTCCCATAATATCTTCAGACTGTGTTGCTACTTTTATATAAAAGATCTGCTTCCACCTCTCAAACATGTTTGTCCCATCACCTAAAAGTCGTGTCCCAGAGGTGTCAacacaaaatattaatattgCAGGTTTGACATGAATAACCGAacacacaccccctcccccctgcaccCCCTCCCTttgcaccccccctccaccctcagtGTTTCATATTTGCGTCGACAGAAAATGCAACGATGTGTTCAAGTGTTTGTGTGGCTCACGCCACTCGCTCCTATCGCTCACCACCGCAACACCACACTTATCATTTTATGAGCTTCTCCTGATtgccggggggggtggggcatcaccggggggggggggaggggggcgcctGCATACGTCCTCGGATGGACGGCTCATATAAATCAGCTCGCCTCCACGGACCACCCAGTGCTGGAACCAGTGTCCCGGGGCAGGACGGGACGGGGGGAGACCTTCTCACGCCAGCATGTCGGGAGCAGCAGAAAAGCCCGAGGTCTTCACCgccactgagggggggggcggcggcgggaaGACTCCCCTCTTTGAGAGGTACGTGCAGCCCTGCCTGGCCGAGCTGTTCGGGACCGGCCTGTTCGTGTTGGTGGGGTGCGCCTCCGTCATTGGGAacgtggcggggggggggggtcacccagCCGGCCGTGGCACACGGACTGGCGTTGGCAGTGCTCATCGTGATGTTCGGGCCAATAAGGTAAAGACCGTTAAATGACTCGATATTGGTTTAAATAGTATTTAACACGTGGGAGGAAATCATTTATGAATATGAAGTTATTTCTTATCGTACATTAGAATCCGATGCATGTGGCGTTTTATTCCATGTCGGCGGGGACAACGTTATCGGTAAAGAGAGTAAAGTTCATCACGTTTATTGCAGTGGGGGCCACTTCAACCCCGCGGTGTCTCTGAGCGTCTACCTGTGTGGAGGGATGGAGctcacgctgctgctgccctACGTGCTGACGCAGCTGGGTGGAGGTCTGGTGGGCGCCGGTCTGACCAGAGTGAGAACGTACAAATGTGCCAAGAATTAAATCAAAATACTCCGAAGCCAAAACTTTAGGGGTTGACTTACTATGTCAACGCTAGTTGTTGTTGGTCTGCTGGAAAATAACTCGAAATGAAAGCAAGTGCATCTCATTTCTTCACATATATACGTTCATGTATCATCCGTCAGGCCATGTTCCCCTACGAAGTGTACAACGCGTCCCACGGAGGAGCCTTCAACGTAGTCGGCAAGGACCTGGGGAGGACCACCCTGGCCGAGGCCGTGATGACGCTGTTCCTCACCGTGGTGGTGGTCATGGGGGCCGTCAACAGCCGCACCCGATCTCCGTGGGTCCCTTTCTGCGTCGGCCTCACTGTGACGGCCAACATATTTGCAGGGTAAGAGCCTCAGaggagaagccccccccctccccccccccccccccccacggttaTCCCAATCAGCTGCTCCAGTCCCAGACCGACCTCCTGGAATAGTGACTTCATGAcacacgtttgtttgtttgtttatttttttctgcaagTTGTGTTTACACGACGTGAACACAACTGCTCACACAATAAGTTCTATGAGGAGATTTATTGTTTTACGCTTCCAGGATAAAATGctgtttaatgtttgtttgcagTACATCAGACATCCATAACTTTGGATAAACCGTGTAATGACATCACTGCTCCGGTCACCGGCTGAGTTGTGGCGTTGTTTTGTGCGTCAGGGGCTCGTTGTCCGGCGCCTGTATGAACCCCGCCCGAGCCTTCGGCCCGGCTGCGGTTGCAAACCACTGGAGCCACCACTGGATCTACTGGGTCGGCCCCACGAGCGGCGCGCTGCTCACCGTCGTCTTCATCAGGTACTCAAAGCGGTAGTTTCCCCT
This region of Gasterosteus aculeatus unplaced genomic scaffold, fGasAcu3.hap1.1 HAP1_SCAFFOLD_126, whole genome shotgun sequence genomic DNA includes:
- the aqp8a.1 gene encoding LOW QUALITY PROTEIN: aquaporin-8a.1 (The sequence of the model RefSeq protein was modified relative to this genomic sequence to represent the inferred CDS: deleted 1 base in 1 codon) — encoded protein: MSGAAEKPEVFTATEGGGGGGKTPLFERYVQPCLAELFGTGLFVLVGCASVIGNVAGGGVTQPAVAHGLALAVLIVMFGPISGGHFNPAVSLSVYLCGGMELTLLLPYVLTQLGGGLVGAGLTRAMFPYEVYNASHGGAFNVVGKDLGRTTLAEAVMTLFLTVVVVMGAVNSRTRSPWVPFCVGLTVTANIFAGGSLSGACMNPARAFGPAAVANHWSHHWIYWVGPTSGALLTVVFIRLLLGDKKTRVVLK